In a single window of the Amycolatopsis sp. cg5 genome:
- a CDS encoding PucR family transcriptional regulator yields MRVIRNEAAGESAEVAETVTAIASAMSVNLPSITEDLRGRLSAEIEYLGGDERLLQALAASVEANVATLLYVLGHRTDVTRAETPAAAVDYARRLAQRAIPVDALVRCYRLAQDSFLRWCLEELKHQSGEGIVVSAAAQELVGVTSAYIDRATQRVVAEYEDERDRWALNQGAVRAARVRDLVEGRALDLDATENVLGYRLRQQHLGLVLWGDRETAGESLLPTLERVVRTLGERLGCLIRPLFVPWDELSAWVWLPLGQRAGWDTDTMAAAADLGETPVRVAVGAPGGGVRGFRRSHQQAVQAQAVAVAGRAPAPSFTAFGDVGPVALMCSDLEATRHWVQDVLGDLALDDEPHARLRETVHAFLSCGGSYAAAAVQLGIHKNSVQYRLRKAEEVLGWSIRDDRLNVEVALSACRWLGKSVLLAELG; encoded by the coding sequence GTGCGCGTTATTCGCAACGAAGCCGCAGGCGAATCGGCGGAAGTTGCGGAGACGGTGACCGCGATCGCCTCCGCGATGAGCGTGAACCTGCCGTCCATCACCGAGGATCTGCGCGGCAGGCTGTCCGCCGAGATCGAGTACCTCGGCGGCGATGAGCGATTGCTGCAAGCGCTTGCCGCGAGCGTCGAGGCCAACGTCGCGACTTTGCTTTACGTACTGGGACATCGCACCGACGTCACCCGCGCGGAGACGCCCGCCGCCGCCGTCGACTACGCGCGGCGATTGGCCCAGCGCGCCATCCCCGTCGACGCGCTCGTGCGGTGTTATCGCTTGGCGCAGGACAGTTTCCTCCGCTGGTGTCTTGAAGAGCTCAAGCACCAGAGCGGCGAGGGAATCGTCGTTTCCGCTGCGGCACAAGAACTTGTGGGCGTCACGTCGGCGTACATCGACCGCGCGACCCAGCGCGTGGTCGCGGAGTACGAGGACGAACGCGACCGCTGGGCGCTGAACCAGGGCGCGGTGCGCGCGGCGCGGGTGCGCGATCTGGTCGAGGGCCGCGCTCTCGATCTGGACGCGACCGAAAACGTGCTCGGCTACCGGCTCCGGCAGCAGCATCTCGGGCTCGTCCTGTGGGGCGACCGCGAAACCGCAGGCGAAAGCCTGCTGCCGACGCTGGAACGCGTCGTGCGCACACTCGGCGAACGGCTCGGCTGCCTCATCCGCCCGCTGTTCGTGCCATGGGACGAATTGAGCGCGTGGGTCTGGCTGCCGCTCGGCCAGCGCGCCGGCTGGGACACCGACACCATGGCGGCGGCCGCCGATCTCGGCGAGACCCCGGTGCGCGTCGCCGTCGGCGCGCCCGGCGGTGGCGTCCGCGGGTTCCGGCGGTCACACCAGCAAGCCGTTCAGGCACAGGCAGTAGCCGTCGCGGGCCGCGCACCCGCGCCGTCGTTCACCGCTTTCGGTGACGTCGGGCCGGTCGCGCTGATGTGTTCGGACCTGGAAGCGACCCGTCACTGGGTCCAGGACGTGCTCGGTGATCTGGCGCTCGACGACGAGCCGCACGCGCGCCTCCGAGAGACCGTGCACGCCTTCCTATCGTGTGGCGGGAGCTACGCCGCTGCGGCCGTCCAGCTGGGAATTCACAAGAATTCCGTGCAGTACCGGCTACGCAAGGCCGAGGAGGTGCTGGGCTGGTCGATCCGCGACGACCGGCTCAACGTCGAGGTCGCGCTGAGTGCCTGCCGATGGCTCGGAAAGTCCGTTCTGCTCGCTGAGTTGGGCTAA
- a CDS encoding IclR family transcriptional regulator produces the protein MGRSSDVPALRHGLAILRVLASRPGPVSAATIARELELPRSTTYHLLAELSDAGFVAHLPAERRYGLGIASFELGSAYLRHDPLERLAGPLLRKLVDKVGHTAHLGVLHGNESLYLIKERPVKPETLVTEVGVRLPAQLTASGRAILRHLEAPHVRALFPSASAFVLRTRRGPRSLAELRRTLTAERRLGWAVEDGNVTEGFASVACPVFDHGGRPLAAISVTLRHHCATEGCAETWPDLAGEVGKTARELTRRIGGQPA, from the coding sequence ATGGGCAGGAGCAGCGACGTCCCGGCGCTGAGGCACGGGCTGGCGATACTCAGGGTCCTGGCCAGCAGGCCGGGCCCGGTCAGCGCCGCGACCATCGCGCGCGAGCTCGAACTGCCCCGATCCACGACGTATCACCTGCTCGCCGAGCTGAGCGACGCCGGTTTCGTGGCGCATTTGCCCGCGGAACGCCGGTACGGCTTGGGAATCGCGTCGTTCGAGCTGGGCTCTGCCTATCTCAGGCATGATCCGCTGGAGCGGCTCGCCGGGCCGTTGCTGCGCAAGCTCGTCGACAAGGTCGGGCACACCGCGCACCTCGGTGTGTTGCACGGCAACGAATCCCTGTACCTCATCAAGGAACGCCCGGTGAAACCCGAGACGCTGGTGACCGAGGTCGGTGTGCGGCTGCCCGCGCAGCTGACCGCGTCAGGCCGCGCGATACTCAGGCATCTCGAAGCGCCGCACGTGCGCGCGCTTTTCCCATCCGCAAGCGCTTTCGTGCTGCGGACTCGACGAGGCCCCAGAAGTCTCGCCGAACTCCGCCGGACGCTGACCGCCGAGCGCAGGCTCGGGTGGGCGGTGGAGGACGGCAATGTCACCGAGGGGTTCGCTTCGGTGGCCTGCCCCGTTTTCGATCACGGCGGTCGGCCGCTGGCGGCCATCAGCGTCACCCTCCGGCATCATTGTGCTACCGAAGGGTGCGCTGAAACGTGGCCTGATCTCGCGGGGGAGGTCGGGAAGACGGCGCGGGAGCTGACGCGCCGGATCGGGGGTCAGCCCGCGTGA
- the hutI gene encoding imidazolonepropionase, with product MATLVTGIGELTTNDEDLGKLTNAALVFSGDRVVWVGAAADAPAADERVDVDGRAVLPGWVDSHTHLVFAGDRTAEFEARMAGKPYTAGGIAVTVGATRAASDDELAANLRRHVDEAAQQGTTCLETKTGYGLNVEDEARSARIAAEVADEVTFLGAHLVPPGADAESYVDLVCGDMLDAVADQVRWADVFCETGAFDEAQTARVLKAAQERGLGLRVHGNQLGEGPGVRLAVEFGAASVDHCTYLTDDDVEALAASETVATLLPACDLSTRQPLAPARRLLDAGATVALASNANPGSSYTTSMAFCVATAVLQMRMTIDEAVWAATAGGAEALRREDVGVLSPGARADFQVLEAPSVTHLAYRPGVPLTRNVWRLGIRVR from the coding sequence GTGGCAACACTCGTAACCGGGATCGGCGAGCTCACCACCAACGACGAGGACCTGGGCAAGCTGACGAACGCCGCGCTGGTGTTCTCCGGCGACCGGGTCGTCTGGGTGGGCGCCGCCGCCGACGCGCCCGCCGCCGACGAACGCGTCGACGTCGACGGCCGCGCGGTGCTGCCCGGCTGGGTCGACAGCCACACGCACCTCGTCTTCGCCGGTGACCGGACCGCCGAGTTCGAGGCCAGGATGGCCGGGAAGCCGTACACGGCGGGCGGCATCGCCGTCACCGTCGGCGCCACGCGCGCCGCTTCCGACGACGAGCTGGCCGCGAACCTGCGCCGCCACGTCGACGAGGCCGCCCAGCAGGGCACCACGTGCCTGGAGACCAAGACCGGCTACGGGCTCAACGTCGAAGACGAGGCCCGCTCGGCGCGGATCGCCGCCGAGGTCGCCGACGAGGTGACCTTCCTCGGCGCGCATCTGGTGCCGCCCGGCGCGGACGCGGAATCCTATGTGGATCTCGTCTGCGGCGACATGCTCGACGCCGTCGCCGATCAGGTCCGCTGGGCTGACGTCTTCTGCGAGACCGGCGCGTTCGACGAGGCCCAGACCGCGCGGGTGCTGAAGGCCGCGCAAGAGCGTGGGCTCGGCTTGCGCGTGCACGGGAATCAGCTCGGCGAAGGCCCCGGTGTCCGGCTCGCCGTCGAATTCGGCGCGGCGAGCGTCGACCACTGCACCTATTTGACAGATGACGATGTCGAAGCCTTGGCGGCTTCGGAAACGGTCGCGACCCTTTTGCCCGCTTGCGATTTGTCGACCAGGCAGCCACTCGCGCCCGCTCGCAGGCTTCTCGACGCCGGTGCGACCGTGGCGCTCGCCAGCAACGCGAACCCGGGCAGTTCTTATACGACCTCGATGGCGTTTTGTGTGGCTACGGCCGTTTTGCAGATGCGCATGACGATCGACGAGGCCGTCTGGGCGGCCACCGCGGGCGGCGCGGAAGCGTTGCGCCGCGAGGATGTTGGCGTGCTGAGCCCTGGTGCGCGTGCCGACTTCCAGGTACTCGAAGCGCCTTCGGTCACTCATCTGGCCTACCGGCCCGGTGTGCCGCTGACCAGGAATGTCTGGCGCCTCGGCATTCGGGTTCGCTGA
- a CDS encoding allantoate amidohydrolase, which yields MTATSLLGEIADVGRDRKRGGYSRHAFDQAEGELRTWFVERAQRLSLDVETDRNGNIWAWWGTPGPDAVVTGSHLDSVPGGGAFDGPLGVVSALDAVEILQAKGFRPTKPFAVVVFAEEEGGRFGVPCLGSRLLTGTIDADKARALKDPDGITFAEASAKAGHDPERFGADPEALGRIGRFLELHVEQGRGLIDLGSPVAVGDTVIAHGRWRFSFSGQGNHAGATLIGDRHDPMLPAAAMVAAARRVAKATGDGRATVGRLVPTPGGTNVIASTVDIWLDARVPGGDRTRALVSELSALAKEVAAEEGCLVEIAEESYSDTVTFDAALRDDLGKWLGGAPELPTGAGHDAGILAGFVPAGMLYVRNPTGVSHAPEEFAEAEDVDHGARALATVVEHMST from the coding sequence GTGACCGCGACTTCGCTGCTGGGCGAAATCGCCGACGTCGGCCGCGATCGCAAGCGCGGCGGGTACTCCCGTCACGCTTTCGATCAGGCCGAAGGCGAGCTGCGCACCTGGTTCGTCGAGCGTGCGCAGCGGCTTTCGCTCGACGTCGAGACCGACCGCAACGGCAACATCTGGGCCTGGTGGGGAACCCCCGGCCCGGACGCGGTCGTCACCGGCAGCCATCTCGACTCCGTGCCTGGCGGCGGCGCTTTCGATGGACCGCTCGGCGTGGTCAGCGCGCTCGACGCGGTGGAGATCTTGCAGGCCAAGGGTTTCCGGCCGACCAAGCCGTTCGCCGTCGTCGTGTTCGCGGAAGAAGAAGGTGGCCGCTTCGGCGTCCCGTGCCTCGGGTCACGTCTGCTCACGGGCACGATCGACGCCGACAAGGCGCGGGCGCTGAAGGACCCCGACGGCATCACGTTCGCCGAGGCTTCGGCCAAGGCCGGCCACGATCCCGAGCGGTTCGGCGCCGACCCCGAAGCGCTCGGCCGCATCGGCCGGTTCCTCGAACTGCACGTCGAACAGGGCCGCGGTCTCATCGACCTCGGTTCGCCGGTGGCCGTCGGCGACACGGTCATCGCGCACGGCCGCTGGCGATTTTCCTTCTCCGGACAGGGAAACCACGCCGGCGCGACACTGATCGGCGATCGCCACGACCCGATGCTGCCCGCGGCGGCCATGGTCGCGGCCGCCCGCCGGGTGGCGAAGGCGACCGGTGACGGACGCGCCACCGTCGGCCGTCTCGTGCCGACGCCCGGTGGCACGAACGTCATCGCGTCCACTGTGGACATTTGGCTCGACGCGCGGGTGCCCGGCGGCGACCGGACGCGCGCGCTGGTGTCAGAACTCAGTGCGCTGGCAAAGGAAGTCGCCGCCGAAGAGGGCTGCCTGGTCGAGATCGCCGAAGAGTCCTATTCGGACACGGTGACCTTCGACGCCGCGCTGCGTGACGATCTCGGGAAGTGGCTCGGCGGAGCGCCGGAGCTGCCGACGGGCGCAGGCCACGACGCCGGGATCCTCGCCGGGTTCGTGCCGGCCGGGATGTTGTACGTGCGCAACCCGACTGGCGTGAGCCATGCGCCCGAGGAATTCGCCGAGGCGGAAGACGTCGACCACGGCGCGCGGGCGCTGGCGACCGTTGTGGAGCACATGTCGACATGA
- the hutU gene encoding urocanate hydratase: protein MTSTARPVRAARGTQLTAKNWQTEAALRMFHNNLDPEVAERPDDLVVYGGTGKAARNWASFDAITRELTDLEADETLLVQSGKPVGVFRTHEWAPRVLIANSNLVGDWATWPEFRRLEQQGLTMYGQMTAGSWIYIGTQGILQGTYETFAAVAKKRFGGTLKGTLTVTAGLGGMGGAQPLAVTMNDGVALCIEVDPHRAHRRVETRYLDEVADDLDDAIRRVEAAKKDKRALSVGVVGNAAEILPELLRRGVEVDIVTDQTSAHDPLSYLPKGISVDDWHDYAAKKPDEFTDRSRESMADHVDAMLGFLDKGAEVFDYGNSLRGEAKLGGCERAFDFPGFVPAYIRPLFCEGNGPFRWAALSGDPEDIAATDRAMLELFPENESLARWIRLAGERVAFQGLPSRICWLGYGERHLAGLRFNEMVASGELKAPVVIGRDHLDSGSVASPYRETEGMADGSDAIADWPLLNALVNTSSGASWVSIHHGGGVGMGRSIHAGQVSVADGTALAAQKLERVLTNDPGMGVIRHVDAGYDRASDVADERGVTIPMKDAE, encoded by the coding sequence ATGACCAGCACCGCCCGTCCGGTCCGCGCCGCCCGCGGCACGCAGCTCACCGCCAAGAACTGGCAGACCGAAGCCGCGCTGCGGATGTTCCACAACAACCTCGACCCCGAGGTCGCCGAGCGCCCCGACGACCTGGTCGTCTACGGCGGCACCGGCAAGGCCGCCCGTAACTGGGCCAGCTTCGACGCCATCACCCGTGAGCTCACCGACCTGGAAGCCGACGAGACACTGCTCGTCCAGTCCGGCAAGCCGGTCGGCGTGTTCCGCACGCACGAGTGGGCGCCGCGCGTGCTCATCGCGAACTCCAACCTCGTCGGCGACTGGGCGACCTGGCCCGAGTTCCGCAGGCTGGAGCAGCAGGGCCTGACCATGTACGGCCAGATGACCGCGGGCTCCTGGATTTACATTGGCACGCAAGGCATCCTGCAGGGCACCTACGAGACTTTCGCCGCGGTCGCCAAGAAGCGCTTCGGCGGAACGCTCAAGGGCACCCTGACCGTCACCGCCGGCCTCGGCGGCATGGGCGGCGCCCAGCCGCTCGCCGTCACGATGAACGACGGCGTCGCGCTCTGCATCGAGGTCGACCCGCACCGCGCGCACCGCCGCGTCGAGACCCGGTACCTCGACGAGGTCGCGGACGACCTGGACGACGCGATCCGCCGCGTCGAGGCGGCGAAGAAGGACAAGCGCGCGCTGTCGGTCGGTGTCGTCGGCAACGCCGCCGAGATCCTGCCGGAGCTGCTGCGCCGGGGCGTCGAGGTCGACATCGTCACCGACCAGACCTCCGCGCACGACCCGCTTTCCTATCTGCCCAAGGGCATCAGCGTCGACGACTGGCACGACTACGCCGCGAAGAAGCCCGACGAGTTCACCGACCGCTCGCGCGAGTCGATGGCCGACCACGTCGACGCCATGCTCGGCTTCCTCGACAAGGGCGCCGAGGTCTTCGACTACGGCAACTCCCTGCGCGGCGAGGCGAAGCTCGGCGGCTGCGAGCGCGCCTTCGACTTCCCCGGTTTCGTGCCCGCCTACATCCGCCCGCTGTTCTGCGAGGGCAACGGCCCGTTCCGCTGGGCGGCGCTGTCCGGTGACCCCGAGGACATCGCGGCCACCGACCGCGCGATGCTGGAACTGTTCCCGGAGAACGAATCCCTCGCCCGCTGGATCCGGCTCGCCGGTGAGCGCGTCGCCTTCCAGGGCCTTCCGTCGCGCATCTGCTGGCTCGGCTACGGCGAGCGGCACCTCGCGGGCCTGCGGTTCAACGAGATGGTCGCCAGCGGCGAGCTCAAGGCCCCGGTCGTCATCGGCCGCGACCACCTCGACTCCGGCAGCGTCGCGTCGCCGTACCGCGAGACCGAGGGCATGGCCGACGGCTCCGACGCCATCGCCGACTGGCCGCTGCTGAACGCGCTGGTCAACACCTCGTCCGGCGCCAGCTGGGTGTCCATCCACCACGGCGGCGGGGTCGGCATGGGCCGCTCCATCCACGCCGGCCAGGTCAGCGTCGCCGACGGCACCGCGCTCGCCGCGCAGAAGCTGGAGCGGGTGCTCACCAACGACCCGGGCATGGGCGTCATCCGCCACGTCGACGCGGGCTACGACCGGGCGTCGGACGTCGCGGACGAGCGCGGCGTGACGATTCCGATGAAGGACGCTGAGTGA
- a CDS encoding anion permease — protein MDYSLIVIVVIVAALAFDFTNGFHDTANAMATSIATGALRPKIAVGLSAVLNLVGAFLSIEVAKTISGGIVDELKITPAVIFAGLVGAIIWNLLTWLVGLPSSSSHALFGGLIGATWIAAGADAIHFAKVVEKVLIPAVASPLVAGLVATIGTFVVYRITQRARQEVVGKAFKSGQVLSASLVSLAHGTNDAQKTMGIITLTLISSGSLAAGSSPPIWVILAAGGAIALGTYLGGWRIIQTMGRKLTEIQTPQGFAAEATAGAVILASSHFGFALSTTHVCSGGIIGSGVGRRLAEVRWGVAGRMVLAWLLTLPAAAIVGAVAAAVATKGDWGTLLVGVAGVGIAIAIYLVSKRNPVDPNSIAEQPEPIPAGVA, from the coding sequence GTGGACTACTCGCTGATCGTCATCGTAGTCATCGTCGCGGCGCTGGCTTTCGACTTCACCAATGGCTTCCACGACACAGCGAACGCGATGGCCACCTCCATCGCGACCGGGGCGCTCAGACCGAAGATCGCGGTCGGCCTTTCCGCTGTGCTCAACCTGGTCGGCGCGTTCCTTTCGATCGAAGTCGCCAAGACGATCTCGGGCGGCATCGTCGACGAGTTGAAGATCACCCCGGCGGTGATCTTCGCCGGTCTGGTCGGCGCCATCATCTGGAATCTGCTCACCTGGCTGGTCGGGCTGCCGTCGAGCTCGTCGCACGCGCTGTTCGGCGGGCTGATCGGCGCCACCTGGATCGCGGCGGGCGCCGACGCGATCCACTTCGCCAAGGTCGTCGAGAAGGTGCTGATCCCGGCGGTCGCGTCGCCGCTGGTGGCCGGGCTGGTCGCGACCATCGGCACCTTCGTCGTCTACCGGATCACCCAGCGCGCGCGGCAGGAAGTGGTCGGCAAGGCGTTCAAGAGCGGCCAGGTGCTCTCGGCCTCGCTGGTCTCGCTCGCGCACGGCACCAACGACGCGCAGAAGACGATGGGCATCATCACGCTGACGCTGATCTCGTCCGGTTCGCTCGCGGCCGGGTCGAGCCCGCCGATCTGGGTGATCCTCGCGGCGGGCGGCGCGATCGCGCTCGGCACCTACCTCGGTGGCTGGCGGATCATCCAGACCATGGGCCGCAAGCTCACCGAAATCCAGACGCCGCAAGGCTTCGCGGCCGAGGCGACGGCGGGCGCGGTCATCCTGGCGTCCTCGCACTTCGGCTTCGCGCTGTCGACGACGCACGTCTGCTCCGGCGGCATCATCGGCTCCGGGGTCGGGCGCAGGCTCGCCGAGGTCCGCTGGGGCGTCGCAGGCCGGATGGTGCTGGCGTGGCTGCTGACCCTGCCCGCCGCGGCCATCGTCGGCGCGGTGGCCGCCGCGGTCGCCACCAAGGGCGACTGGGGCACGCTGCTGGTCGGCGTCGCCGGTGTCGGCATCGCCATCGCGATCTACCTGGTGTCCAAGCGCAACCCGGTCGACCCGAACTCGATCGCCGAGCAGCCCGAACCGATCCCGGCAGGTGTGGCGTGA
- a CDS encoding dienelactone hydrolase family protein codes for MTVDKATVRVGDLSAYLARPAGGSASGMLLLPMITGIGQQLRDWADELAEQGVTALVWDTWHGKNADNTPIEELFELLGAQDDEQCLGEQRALLDHLFGELGCTRAGVIGWCLGGRFALLLGARDDRVSNVVAYHPTIYPELPPHHVLDAVAEAPAIAAPAMVLYPTADELVPRPVYVRLRDALESRAAGATIAQVYPDAEHGFSNRSRHANPVNASAYAVSWPQVLAFVKATT; via the coding sequence ATGACCGTTGATAAGGCCACTGTCCGTGTCGGAGACCTCAGCGCTTATCTCGCCAGGCCCGCCGGTGGGTCGGCGTCAGGGATGCTCCTGCTGCCGATGATCACCGGCATCGGGCAGCAGCTGCGTGACTGGGCGGACGAGCTCGCCGAGCAGGGCGTGACCGCGCTGGTGTGGGACACCTGGCACGGGAAGAACGCGGACAACACGCCGATCGAGGAGCTGTTCGAGCTGCTCGGCGCGCAGGACGACGAGCAGTGCCTCGGTGAGCAGCGCGCGCTGCTCGACCACCTCTTCGGGGAGCTCGGCTGCACGCGCGCGGGGGTGATCGGCTGGTGCCTCGGTGGCCGGTTCGCGCTGCTGCTCGGCGCGCGCGACGACCGCGTGTCGAACGTCGTCGCGTACCACCCGACCATCTATCCCGAGCTGCCGCCGCACCACGTGCTCGACGCCGTCGCCGAGGCCCCGGCGATCGCCGCGCCCGCGATGGTGCTGTACCCGACGGCCGACGAGCTGGTCCCGCGTCCGGTCTACGTCCGCCTGCGTGACGCCTTGGAGTCGCGTGCGGCTGGCGCGACCATCGCGCAGGTCTATCCCGACGCCGAACACGGGTTCAGCAACCGGAGCAGGCACGCGAATCCCGTCAACGCGTCGGCGTACGCGGTCTCTTGGCCGCAGGTGCTGGCGTTCGTCAAGGCCACGACGTGA
- the hutH gene encoding histidine ammonia-lyase, with translation MPEKVLLGSEPLSAEQVVAVAREFAPVGLTGAAETRLAEKRQHIEDLAHAVTPTYGVSTGFGALATRHIPRESRTALQRSLIRSHAAGAGAHVETEVVRALMLLRLRTLASGFTGVRPGTANTLAALLNAGITPIVHEYGSLGCSGDLAPLAAVALALMGEGEVEYNGELVNAADALEHAGIEPVVLAEKEGLALTNGTDGMLGMLLLAAADLRKLLDIADITAAMSVEALLGTDRAFAADLQALRPHPGQAASAARMFQALQGSKIVESHRGPDCNRVQDAYSLRCSPQVHGGARDSLTHAELVASRELASAVDNPVVLEDGRVESNGNFHGAPVAYVLDFLAIPLADVASIAERRTDRMLDKTRSHGLPPFLAFDPGVDSGHMIAQYTQAAVVSELKRLAVPASVDSIPSSAMQEDHVSMGWSSARKLRKAVDGLTTVLAIELLTAARALDMRAPLEPSPVTGRVRDLLRTKVEGPGPDRHLAPEIAAAEELVRSGAVLDAARI, from the coding sequence ATGCCGGAAAAAGTGTTACTGGGGTCGGAGCCGCTCAGTGCCGAGCAGGTGGTCGCGGTCGCGCGGGAGTTCGCGCCGGTCGGGCTGACCGGGGCCGCCGAGACCAGGCTCGCCGAGAAGCGCCAGCACATCGAGGACCTCGCGCACGCCGTGACGCCCACGTACGGCGTCAGCACCGGGTTCGGCGCGCTCGCCACCCGGCACATCCCGCGGGAGAGCCGGACGGCGCTGCAGCGCAGCCTCATCCGCTCACACGCGGCGGGCGCGGGCGCGCACGTCGAGACCGAGGTCGTCCGCGCTCTCATGCTCCTGCGCCTGAGGACGCTCGCCAGCGGCTTCACCGGCGTCAGGCCCGGTACCGCGAACACACTCGCCGCGCTGCTCAACGCCGGGATCACCCCGATCGTGCACGAGTACGGCTCGCTCGGCTGCTCCGGTGACCTCGCGCCGCTCGCCGCCGTCGCGCTCGCGCTGATGGGGGAGGGCGAGGTCGAGTACAACGGCGAACTCGTCAACGCCGCCGACGCGCTGGAGCACGCGGGTATCGAGCCGGTCGTGCTCGCCGAGAAGGAGGGCCTCGCGCTCACCAACGGCACCGACGGCATGCTCGGCATGCTGCTGCTCGCCGCCGCCGACCTGCGCAAGCTGCTGGACATCGCCGACATCACCGCCGCCATGAGCGTCGAGGCGCTGCTCGGCACGGACCGGGCGTTCGCCGCCGACCTGCAGGCGCTGCGCCCGCACCCCGGCCAGGCCGCGAGCGCCGCCAGGATGTTCCAGGCGCTTCAGGGCTCCAAGATCGTCGAGAGCCACCGCGGTCCCGACTGCAACCGTGTCCAGGACGCCTACAGCCTCCGCTGTTCGCCCCAGGTCCACGGTGGCGCGCGCGACAGCCTCACGCACGCCGAACTGGTCGCGAGCCGTGAGCTGGCGTCCGCTGTGGACAATCCCGTCGTGCTGGAAGACGGCCGCGTCGAGTCCAACGGCAACTTCCACGGCGCGCCGGTCGCCTACGTGCTCGACTTCCTGGCGATCCCGCTCGCGGACGTCGCCAGCATCGCCGAGCGCCGCACCGACCGGATGCTCGACAAGACGCGCTCGCACGGCCTTCCGCCGTTCCTGGCGTTCGACCCCGGCGTCGACTCGGGGCACATGATCGCCCAGTACACCCAGGCCGCCGTGGTCAGCGAGCTCAAGCGGCTCGCCGTGCCCGCGTCGGTCGACTCGATCCCGAGCAGCGCGATGCAGGAGGACCACGTCTCGATGGGCTGGTCGAGCGCGCGCAAGCTGCGCAAGGCCGTCGACGGGCTGACCACCGTGCTCGCCATCGAGCTGCTCACCGCGGCACGCGCGCTCGACATGCGCGCCCCGCTGGAGCCGTCGCCGGTCACCGGCCGGGTCCGGGATCTGTTGCGTACCAAGGTCGAAGGCCCCGGGCCCGACCGCCACCTCGCCCCTGAAATCGCCGCCGCCGAAGAACTCGTCCGCTCCGGCGCCGTTCTCGACGCCGCTCGCATTTAG
- a CDS encoding formimidoylglutamate deiminase produces the protein MTTLWCEYAWLPDGVASEVLIKIEGDRFDSVLPGQPREGHVLTGLTVPGMANGHSHAFHRALRGRTHHERGTFWTWRERMYSLAARLDPDAYYRLARGVYAEMVLAGYTSVGEFHYLHHAPGGTPYANPNAMGAALERAAADAGIRLTLLDTCYLAGGIGVAPDEVQQRFSDGSAQRWAERVSELRETDGFRVGAAIHSVRAVPADQISLVRKQDRPLHVHLSEQRAENEQCLAAYGLTPTGLLAEHGALGERLTAVHATHLTESDIRQLGAARARACFCPTTERDLGDGIGPARALLDAGVGLCLGSDSNAVVDAFEETRALELNERLASESRGRFSVDELMAAATDHAAIGWDEVGALAAGHGADLVNIDLESIRTVGTEPSGTVYAASGADVRDVLVAGRWVVRDRVHLAVEAPESVLAKEIDALWQHS, from the coding sequence ATGACGACACTGTGGTGTGAGTACGCGTGGCTCCCGGACGGGGTCGCCAGCGAGGTCCTGATCAAGATCGAGGGCGACCGGTTCGACTCCGTGCTGCCGGGACAGCCGCGCGAGGGCCACGTCCTCACCGGACTGACCGTGCCCGGCATGGCGAACGGCCATTCCCACGCCTTCCACCGGGCGCTGCGCGGCCGCACGCACCACGAGCGCGGGACGTTCTGGACCTGGCGCGAGCGCATGTACTCGCTCGCCGCCAGGCTCGACCCCGACGCGTACTACCGGCTCGCGCGCGGTGTCTACGCGGAGATGGTGCTCGCCGGCTACACCAGCGTCGGCGAGTTCCACTACCTGCACCACGCGCCGGGCGGCACGCCGTACGCCAACCCGAACGCGATGGGCGCCGCGCTCGAACGCGCCGCCGCCGACGCCGGGATCCGGTTGACCCTGCTCGACACCTGTTACCTCGCGGGCGGCATCGGCGTCGCACCCGACGAGGTCCAGCAGCGGTTCTCCGACGGCTCCGCGCAGCGCTGGGCCGAACGGGTCAGCGAACTCCGGGAGACCGACGGCTTCCGCGTCGGCGCGGCCATTCACTCGGTCCGCGCGGTCCCGGCCGACCAGATCTCCTTGGTGCGCAAGCAGGACAGGCCGCTCCACGTGCACCTGTCCGAGCAGCGCGCAGAGAACGAGCAGTGCCTCGCGGCGTACGGCCTCACCCCGACCGGCCTGCTCGCCGAGCACGGCGCGCTCGGCGAACGGTTGACCGCCGTGCACGCCACGCACCTCACCGAAAGCGACATCCGGCAGCTCGGCGCCGCGCGCGCTCGCGCGTGTTTCTGCCCGACCACCGAGCGGGACCTCGGCGACGGCATCGGCCCGGCGCGTGCGCTGCTCGACGCCGGAGTCGGGCTCTGCCTGGGTAGCGACAGCAATGCCGTCGTCGACGCCTTCGAGGAGACGCGCGCGCTGGAGCTCAACGAGCGCCTGGCCAGCGAGTCGCGCGGTCGATTCAGTGTCGACGAGCTGATGGCGGCCGCGACCGACCACGCGGCCATCGGCTGGGACGAGGTCGGCGCGCTCGCCGCGGGCCACGGCGCCGATCTGGTCAATATCGATCTCGAATCGATCAGGACCGTGGGCACCGAGCCTTCGGGTACGGTCTACGCGGCGTCTGGGGCTGATGTGCGCGACGTGCTCGTCGCGGGCCGCTGGGTCGTCCGCGACCGCGTGCACCTGGCGGTCGAAGCACCGGAATCCGTGCTGGCGAAGGAGATCGACGCACTGTGGCAACACTCGTAA